Proteins encoded by one window of Longimicrobiaceae bacterium:
- a CDS encoding PAS domain-containing protein — protein sequence MQQATTTTGTTADVFQRADVLSEAELDTLPIGMIQLDREGTVLKYNQTESDLTSVNKADAVGKSFFDEVAPCTKVQQFYGQFLEGVEKRNLHTVFNYEFKFRDGRRKDVVISMFYSASTDTVWVLVQRP from the coding sequence ATGCAGCAGGCGACCACCACCACCGGGACCACTGCCGACGTCTTCCAGCGGGCCGACGTGCTCAGCGAGGCGGAGCTGGACACGCTGCCCATAGGCATGATCCAGCTGGACCGCGAAGGCACCGTGCTCAAGTACAACCAGACGGAGTCGGACCTCACCAGCGTGAACAAGGCCGACGCGGTGGGGAAGAGCTTCTTCGACGAGGTGGCGCCGTGCACGAAGGTGCAGCAGTTCTACGGCCAGTTCCTGGAGGGCGTGGAGAAGCGGAACCTGCACACGGTGTTCAACTACGAGTTCAAGTTCCGCGACGGGCGCCGCAAGGACGTGGTGATCAGCATGTTCTACAGCGCCAGCACCGACACCGTGTGGGTGCTGGTGCAGCGGCCGTAG
- the uvsE gene encoding UV DNA damage repair endonuclease UvsE, translating into MEGRRWLRRLGFAVKVAGREGLKSNDARKWRSGPHLSVSIGYFRAILDYLDEIDVRMYRISSDFAPYCTHPEMPQFHGQVGECARDLADVGRIARERGIRLSLHPSQYVLLNALDPAITAKGIADVNSQAALLDAMEQGPEAVVVLHLGGAYGDKDAALKRFEEGYARLSEAGRRRLVIENDETVYTVQDCLRAHDATGVPLIFDHQHHHLNPGTMAMPDAARAALATWPAGVMPKVHFSSPKLDTRMVLKGGKEVPAPPLLSQHADYVHPWEFAAFLRDVGPIPFDVMLEAKMKDAALLKLRTDLTRYNLW; encoded by the coding sequence ATGGAGGGACGGCGGTGGCTGCGGCGGCTGGGGTTCGCGGTGAAGGTGGCGGGGCGCGAGGGACTGAAGAGCAACGACGCCCGCAAGTGGCGCTCGGGTCCGCACCTCTCCGTCTCCATCGGCTACTTCCGCGCGATCCTGGACTACCTGGACGAGATCGACGTGCGGATGTACCGCATCTCGTCGGACTTCGCCCCGTACTGCACGCATCCCGAGATGCCGCAGTTCCACGGCCAGGTCGGCGAGTGCGCGCGCGACCTGGCGGACGTGGGCCGCATCGCACGCGAGCGCGGCATCCGCCTGTCGCTGCACCCGTCGCAGTACGTGCTGCTGAACGCGCTGGACCCCGCCATCACCGCCAAAGGCATCGCCGACGTGAATTCGCAGGCGGCGCTGCTGGACGCGATGGAGCAGGGACCCGAGGCCGTGGTCGTGCTGCACCTGGGCGGCGCGTACGGCGACAAGGACGCGGCGCTCAAGCGGTTCGAGGAAGGCTACGCGCGGCTGTCGGAAGCAGGCCGGCGCCGGCTGGTGATCGAGAACGACGAGACCGTCTACACGGTGCAGGACTGTCTCCGTGCGCACGACGCCACGGGCGTGCCGCTCATCTTCGACCACCAGCACCACCACCTCAACCCCGGCACCATGGCGATGCCGGACGCGGCGCGGGCGGCCCTCGCCACCTGGCCGGCGGGGGTGATGCCCAAGGTCCACTTCTCGTCGCCCAAGCTGGACACGCGCATGGTGCTGAAGGGCGGCAAGGAGGTCCCTGCCCCGCCACTCCTGTCGCAGCACGCCGACTACGTGCACCCGTGGGAGTTCGCCGCCTTCCTTCGCGACGTCGGCCCCATCCCCTTCGACGTGATGCTCGAAGCCAAGATGAAGGACGCCGCCCTCCTCAAGCTCCGCACCGACCTCACCCGCTACAACCTCTGGTGA